Proteins encoded within one genomic window of Microbacterium soli:
- a CDS encoding RDD family protein, whose product MSVPIPTASMNSPAISVEQEILSGEAVAIDVQPVGFILRAAGAAIDMLISFLVFATCMILQVWLLAQGVLDMHILPILSIWSAVISFLVLPIVVEMATRGRSAGKLAVGGRVVRVDGGAITFRHTFIRALVGVLEIYMTLGGGAVITGAVTARSQRLGDLVAGTYAQRVRTPRLPRHEPHLPPSLDAWAAIADVARLPDRLARRVSQFLAGAEQLSPAARVRIAAELAAEVSAHVSPLPPVSAEELLVGVTVLRRERERRALAIADDRAERLTGRRIRV is encoded by the coding sequence ATGTCCGTACCGATCCCCACCGCATCGATGAACTCCCCGGCGATCAGCGTCGAACAGGAGATCCTGTCCGGCGAGGCCGTGGCCATCGATGTCCAGCCGGTCGGCTTCATCCTGCGCGCGGCCGGGGCCGCGATCGACATGCTGATCAGCTTCCTCGTGTTCGCCACGTGCATGATCCTGCAGGTCTGGCTGCTGGCGCAGGGCGTCCTCGACATGCACATCCTGCCGATCCTCAGCATCTGGTCGGCGGTGATCAGCTTCCTGGTGCTGCCGATCGTCGTCGAGATGGCCACTCGCGGACGCAGCGCGGGCAAGCTCGCGGTGGGCGGCAGGGTCGTGCGGGTCGACGGGGGTGCGATCACGTTCCGGCACACCTTCATCCGCGCGCTCGTGGGCGTGCTGGAGATCTACATGACCCTCGGCGGCGGCGCCGTCATCACCGGGGCCGTCACGGCGCGCTCGCAGCGACTGGGCGATCTCGTGGCGGGGACGTATGCCCAGCGAGTGCGCACACCGCGGCTTCCGCGGCATGAACCGCACCTGCCGCCGTCGCTGGACGCCTGGGCGGCCATCGCCGATGTCGCCCGACTTCCCGACCGGCTGGCCCGCCGCGTCTCGCAGTTCCTCGCCGGCGCCGAGCAGCTCTCGCCCGCGGCGCGAGTGCGCATCGCCGCGGAGCTGGCGGCCGAGGTGAGCGCGCACGTCTCGCCGCTGCCGCCGGTGTCGGCCGAGGAGCTGCTGGTGGGCGTGACCGTCCTGCGCCGCGAGCGCGAACGACGTGCTCTCGCGATCGCGGACGATCGCGCCGAGCGACTGACGGGGCGCCGCATCCGCGTCTGA
- a CDS encoding glycosyltransferase — MPARVHAIIVTRSGESAAVQLGRTLDALSAQAAPPAAVTVVVLGDAAQARALTGIGRIVEGVIEARTGTTFSEAVALAQPRVGQGSAVWLLVAGALPAYDALRLLAGELERSPSAAIVAPKLVRHDDDQEIVSMGVSMTRFGRAVELAADELDQGQHDDLEDALGADVRGMLIRGEAPAVLRPDTALAGADEGLDLGIRARLGGSRLVLVPKARVGVLRHGPGARPPSVFARAWAVRRSQLHRRLAYAPAAAVPLHWLSLLPLALWRSITHLVAKRPGEVVPEWGAALRTMLNPGALARSRGAIRSFRRASWADIAPLRVTRAQLKQRLDDGHGTEHGAVSELNFFGGGGAWAVLAALVVSLTVFVPLLAWPAMGGGALLPLRSTVGRLWQDAAWGLRDGGLGIIGPADPFAGVIAVLGSLWPASPSFALILLWLTALPLAVLGGWFAATRITDRAGLRILGGILWALAPTFLIALADGRPAAVLLHLLLPWVLHSAAVAHRSWGAAGAASLLVAAALACAPSLAPAFLLLWLVALVLVLSTGRLRGAGRLLWTLVPTAAVFAPLVIRRLREGRPWALLADPGLIATPVESPAESPMIARAHIAMGFPAPGYAGWDWFAGGALAAWAPLLLAPVALLALLSALSPRWRAGGLLLATVLAGIATALFSVGVEVSFVDGVGVHVWPGSGLSLAWLGAVGAALVALETIVLIAPLRTASALIVGVAVAACALPGLLALPTGHAQLRSSATSTLPALVAAHADGDEDHGTLLLTPLNDGSLSAEVVWGGSETLGAQSTLLTAATGPQGDGVARTAVDLLSGRDFDAAAALRGEGIGFVLLAQTPHEQDRARALRDAAATSMDQRAGLVGAGQTSRGALWRVDGDISPRAGLTATQSTLALLIGGTQLIVLAAAVLLAIPTRASRRTARGLSRIVGRMPDEAVILPGHRAVDHPDDGVVGPPEHASGAEGGSPDDVEAEAVR; from the coding sequence ATGCCAGCACGTGTTCACGCCATCATCGTCACGCGCTCGGGTGAGTCCGCCGCCGTTCAGCTCGGCCGGACCCTCGACGCGCTGAGCGCGCAGGCGGCCCCACCCGCCGCGGTCACCGTCGTCGTCCTCGGCGACGCCGCGCAGGCGCGGGCACTGACCGGGATCGGGCGCATCGTCGAAGGCGTCATCGAAGCGCGCACCGGCACCACCTTCTCCGAGGCCGTGGCGCTCGCCCAGCCGCGCGTGGGGCAGGGAAGCGCGGTGTGGCTGCTCGTGGCGGGGGCGCTGCCCGCGTACGACGCGCTGCGGCTGCTGGCGGGGGAGCTGGAGCGCTCGCCGTCGGCGGCGATCGTCGCCCCCAAGCTCGTGCGGCACGACGACGACCAGGAGATCGTGTCGATGGGCGTGAGCATGACCCGGTTCGGGCGCGCCGTCGAGCTGGCGGCCGACGAGCTCGATCAGGGACAGCACGACGACCTCGAGGACGCGCTGGGCGCCGATGTGCGCGGCATGCTCATCAGGGGTGAGGCACCCGCGGTGCTCAGACCCGACACCGCGCTCGCCGGCGCGGACGAGGGCCTGGATCTCGGCATTCGCGCCCGGCTGGGCGGGTCCCGACTCGTGCTGGTGCCGAAGGCCCGCGTCGGGGTGCTCCGCCACGGCCCCGGCGCACGACCGCCGTCCGTCTTCGCGAGGGCGTGGGCGGTGCGCCGTTCGCAGCTGCACCGACGGCTCGCCTATGCACCGGCCGCCGCCGTACCCCTGCACTGGCTCTCGCTGCTGCCCCTGGCGCTGTGGCGGTCGATCACTCATCTGGTCGCCAAACGGCCCGGTGAGGTCGTTCCGGAATGGGGCGCGGCCCTGCGGACCATGCTGAACCCCGGCGCACTGGCGCGCTCGCGCGGCGCCATCCGCTCCTTCCGGCGCGCATCCTGGGCGGACATCGCCCCGCTGCGCGTGACCCGTGCGCAGCTCAAGCAGCGCCTCGACGACGGCCACGGCACCGAGCACGGAGCGGTGTCAGAGCTGAACTTCTTCGGCGGGGGCGGTGCGTGGGCGGTGCTGGCGGCCCTGGTCGTGAGCCTCACGGTGTTCGTGCCGCTGCTGGCCTGGCCGGCGATGGGCGGCGGCGCGCTGCTGCCGCTGCGCAGTACCGTGGGACGACTCTGGCAGGACGCGGCCTGGGGGCTGCGGGACGGCGGACTGGGCATCATCGGCCCCGCCGACCCGTTCGCCGGCGTGATCGCCGTGCTCGGCAGTCTCTGGCCGGCCTCACCCTCCTTCGCCCTCATTCTGCTGTGGCTCACCGCGCTGCCCCTGGCGGTGCTGGGCGGCTGGTTCGCGGCCACTCGCATCACCGACCGTGCAGGACTCCGCATCCTCGGCGGCATCCTGTGGGCGCTCGCGCCGACCTTCCTCATCGCCCTCGCCGACGGGCGCCCCGCGGCCGTGCTGCTGCACCTGCTGCTGCCCTGGGTGCTGCACAGCGCGGCCGTCGCCCACCGCTCATGGGGTGCGGCGGGAGCCGCCTCGCTGCTCGTGGCCGCTGCGCTGGCGTGCGCGCCCTCCCTCGCTCCCGCCTTCTTGCTGCTGTGGCTGGTGGCGCTCGTGCTCGTGCTCTCGACCGGCCGGCTGCGCGGAGCGGGTCGGCTGCTGTGGACGCTCGTGCCCACCGCGGCGGTGTTCGCTCCCCTGGTGATCCGGCGACTCCGAGAGGGCCGGCCCTGGGCGCTGCTGGCCGACCCCGGCCTGATCGCCACGCCGGTGGAATCGCCGGCGGAGTCCCCGATGATCGCCCGCGCCCACATCGCGATGGGCTTCCCTGCACCGGGATACGCGGGGTGGGACTGGTTCGCCGGCGGCGCACTGGCCGCCTGGGCGCCCCTGCTGCTGGCGCCCGTGGCGCTGCTCGCGCTGCTGTCCGCACTGTCGCCGCGCTGGCGCGCAGGCGGTCTGCTGCTGGCGACGGTGCTGGCGGGCATCGCCACCGCGCTGTTCTCGGTCGGGGTGGAGGTCTCCTTCGTCGACGGCGTCGGCGTGCACGTGTGGCCGGGGAGCGGGCTGAGCCTGGCCTGGTTGGGCGCCGTCGGAGCGGCGCTGGTCGCACTCGAGACCATCGTCCTCATCGCCCCGCTGCGCACCGCCAGTGCACTGATCGTCGGTGTCGCCGTCGCCGCCTGCGCCCTCCCCGGACTGCTGGCGCTGCCCACCGGACATGCCCAGCTGCGCAGCAGTGCGACCAGCACGCTCCCCGCTCTCGTGGCGGCGCACGCCGACGGCGACGAGGACCACGGAACACTCCTGCTGACGCCCCTCAACGACGGGAGCCTCTCCGCCGAGGTCGTCTGGGGCGGTAGCGAGACCCTTGGCGCGCAGAGCACGCTGCTGACCGCGGCGACCGGGCCGCAGGGGGACGGCGTGGCCAGGACGGCCGTCGACCTGCTCTCCGGCCGCGACTTCGACGCCGCGGCGGCATTGCGCGGCGAGGGCATCGGCTTCGTGCTCCTCGCGCAGACGCCGCACGAGCAGGATCGAGCCCGTGCGCTGCGAGACGCCGCAGCCACATCGATGGATCAGCGGGCCGGTCTCGTGGGAGCCGGCCAGACCTCTCGAGGCGCGCTGTGGCGCGTGGACGGCGATATCTCGCCGCGCGCAGGACTGACCGCGACTCAGAGCACCCTCGCCCTGCTGATCGGCGGTACGCAGCTGATCGTCCTCGCCGCCGCCGTGCTGCTGGCCATCCCCACCCGGGCGTCCCGGCGGACCGCCCGCGGCCTGTCTCGCATCGTCGGTCGGATGCCCGACGAAGCCGTCATACTGCCGGGTCACCGCGCCGTCGACCATCCCGACGACGGGGTCGTCGGGCCTCCCGAGCACGCCTCGGGCGCCGAGGGCGGCAGTCCCGACGACGTCGAGGCGGAGGCCGTCCGATGA
- the manA gene encoding mannose-6-phosphate isomerase, class I, with protein MLLTLTNAPRDYAWGSTTLLAELQGRTPSGAPEAEVWFGDHPGDPAELPDGRTLDEVTGGSLPYLLKLLAAGAPLSIQVHPTRAQAREGYARESALDPADPARNYRDDNHKPELIVALSDTFEALSGLRPVSQTLRLLASFPESAGVAELRRRLGAGTSTDAEAEALRDTIGWLLSGRARAAVADIVAGLAATDAEGFDDALDAIRGIARRNPADPGVVVALLMNFVVLRPGEAIFLRAGLLHAYVSGLGVEIMAASDNVLRGGLTSKHIDVDELLAIVDTRPAEVPVQRRGGAATVYDVPVPDFALRRLEPAGDQTVTVTGPAIVLATAGEVAVSGADARRLPIPVGEAVFATADETRLTLHGHGEVFIAEPGRDGTGR; from the coding sequence ATGCTGCTGACTCTCACGAATGCGCCTCGCGACTACGCCTGGGGCTCGACGACGCTGCTGGCGGAGCTCCAGGGGCGCACTCCGTCGGGAGCACCCGAGGCCGAGGTGTGGTTCGGGGATCACCCGGGCGACCCCGCGGAGCTCCCCGACGGCCGCACCCTCGACGAGGTGACCGGCGGCTCGCTGCCGTACCTGCTCAAGCTCCTCGCCGCGGGAGCGCCGCTGTCGATCCAGGTGCATCCCACCCGGGCGCAGGCGCGTGAGGGGTACGCCCGCGAGTCGGCGCTGGATCCGGCGGACCCGGCGCGCAACTACCGCGACGACAATCACAAGCCCGAGCTCATCGTCGCGCTCAGCGACACGTTCGAGGCGCTCAGCGGGCTGCGTCCGGTCTCGCAGACGCTGCGGCTGCTGGCATCCTTCCCCGAGTCTGCGGGTGTGGCGGAGCTGCGGCGCAGACTGGGGGCGGGGACGAGCACGGATGCGGAAGCGGAGGCGCTGCGCGACACGATCGGCTGGCTGCTGTCCGGACGCGCCCGGGCGGCGGTGGCGGACATCGTCGCGGGACTCGCGGCGACGGATGCCGAGGGCTTCGACGACGCGCTGGACGCGATCCGCGGCATCGCTCGGCGGAACCCGGCCGATCCGGGCGTCGTCGTGGCTCTGCTGATGAACTTCGTGGTGCTGCGCCCCGGGGAGGCGATCTTCCTGCGTGCGGGGCTGCTGCATGCGTACGTCTCCGGTCTGGGCGTGGAGATCATGGCAGCCAGCGACAATGTGCTGCGCGGTGGTCTGACCTCCAAGCACATCGACGTCGACGAGCTGCTGGCGATCGTCGACACCCGTCCGGCAGAGGTGCCGGTCCAGCGCCGCGGCGGGGCGGCGACCGTCTACGACGTCCCGGTGCCGGACTTCGCGCTGCGCCGCCTGGAACCGGCGGGCGATCAGACGGTGACCGTGACGGGCCCGGCGATCGTACTGGCCACCGCGGGGGAGGTCGCCGTGTCCGGCGCGGATGCGAGGCGGCTGCCGATCCCCGTCGGCGAGGCCGTGTTCGCGACGGCTGATGAGACGCGGCTGACTCTGCACGGCCACGGTGAGGTGTTCATCGCCGAACCCGGTCGGGACGGAACCGGACGGTGA
- a CDS encoding O-antigen ligase family protein — translation MAEHSKHPVAAPPAAPARETTGHLAVRGYGVLCLFAVFAHTAVYNLVGPVGAVIVMIVLTAGALAIWIPAVARRRPTRFPWRRLPWTALGYGALALVSVLWSRWPGATLLTWPLLAGVTVVALLVGTMLSWQEIVRALSTTLKLILGLSLAIELWVALVVRHPILPNFADIPDGRIDPVSYWVRGNLFDGGRIQGIVGNAHTLAMMCLFALIVFGVLFAARVRRRGLLVVWAALAVFLLVRAASTTVYLGVAVLLAVLAAALVARAADGPRARRRAYLCFALVGVVVVATAVLLRDRILAVFGKSSDLTGRVEIWRAVWERAITRPVFGNGFSSPWVPWDPAFDGWILDHGITVFHAHDMWLDVFLQLGATGVVLMGIAWLALTWRAWFFAVDRPRWDLDARRPYSAISLLPLLMTTALLFEGIAESAPIVLWGWLTLILLSFKMKSVPLIGIGVGERTPVISHGPRARPVP, via the coding sequence ATGGCCGAACACTCCAAGCACCCTGTGGCTGCACCGCCCGCCGCTCCCGCCCGTGAGACGACGGGGCATCTCGCGGTGCGCGGTTACGGAGTGCTGTGCCTGTTCGCCGTGTTCGCCCACACGGCCGTGTACAACCTCGTGGGCCCCGTGGGTGCGGTCATCGTGATGATCGTGCTGACCGCAGGGGCTCTTGCCATCTGGATCCCCGCCGTCGCGCGGCGTCGTCCGACGCGGTTCCCGTGGCGCCGTCTGCCCTGGACCGCCCTCGGGTACGGCGCACTGGCCCTGGTCTCGGTGCTGTGGTCCCGCTGGCCGGGCGCGACGCTGCTGACCTGGCCGCTGCTGGCGGGCGTGACCGTCGTGGCGCTGCTGGTGGGCACCATGCTGAGCTGGCAGGAGATCGTCCGCGCGCTCTCCACCACGCTGAAGCTCATCCTGGGCCTGTCGCTGGCGATCGAGCTGTGGGTGGCCCTCGTGGTGCGGCATCCGATCCTGCCCAACTTCGCCGACATCCCGGACGGCAGGATCGATCCGGTCAGCTACTGGGTGCGCGGCAACCTGTTCGACGGCGGTCGCATCCAGGGAATCGTGGGGAACGCGCACACCCTGGCGATGATGTGCCTGTTCGCACTGATCGTGTTCGGCGTGCTGTTCGCCGCCCGTGTGCGACGCCGCGGACTGCTCGTCGTGTGGGCCGCTCTCGCGGTCTTCCTGCTCGTGCGTGCGGCCTCCACCACCGTCTATCTCGGGGTCGCCGTGCTGCTGGCGGTCCTCGCCGCCGCGCTCGTCGCCCGTGCGGCGGACGGCCCCCGCGCCAGGCGCAGAGCGTACCTGTGCTTCGCCCTCGTCGGTGTCGTCGTCGTCGCGACGGCCGTCCTCCTCCGCGACCGGATCCTCGCGGTGTTCGGGAAGAGCTCGGACCTCACCGGGCGCGTCGAGATCTGGCGGGCGGTGTGGGAGCGCGCGATCACCCGGCCGGTGTTCGGCAACGGCTTCTCCTCCCCCTGGGTGCCGTGGGATCCCGCGTTCGACGGATGGATCCTCGATCACGGCATCACGGTCTTCCACGCCCACGACATGTGGCTGGACGTGTTCCTGCAGCTGGGCGCGACGGGCGTCGTGCTGATGGGCATCGCGTGGCTGGCGCTGACCTGGCGGGCCTGGTTCTTCGCGGTGGACCGGCCGCGTTGGGACCTCGATGCGCGCAGGCCGTACTCCGCCATCTCGCTGCTCCCCCTGCTGATGACCACGGCCCTGCTGTTCGAGGGGATCGCCGAGTCGGCCCCCATCGTGCTGTGGGGCTGGCTGACGCTGATCCTGCTGTCGTTCAAGATGAAGTCCGTGCCGCTGATCGGGATCGGCGTCGGCGAGCGCACACCCGTGATCTCGCACGGACCACGAGCCCGGCCGGTGCCATGA
- a CDS encoding DUF5719 family protein, with translation MSRRTIRPAAGARVLLGAALAAASVLAVVAAVAAPWPQVRGQQVGTTVTPVPRDTVLVCNGSFRVLGREAARAELMVSAAAPSLRIDGEEDAATSVELSMPDVTGGTGAQAVIGRIAARSVPQVAASESVRLAEPDATGFAAAPCREPSLEGWIVGGDVSTGASDIILLSNPGVVTATVDLDVYGTTRSASTVVVPPQTQLGVPLAAVAAGAGTPVVRVTATGAPVRAVLQSTLVRALDPIGVDLQDSVSGTQRQQTILGVRAASAAPGDDHGGVVVRMLAPEADARATVRVRASESSRILDEYSIDLVEATPTEITLAGLAEGDYDIDISATSPVVSAVRQTMQTGSIEDFAWSLPSPQLAGETTIPFSVPNGPAAELHLRNPGQTPVTVELHDIAGGSGVHSPISLPGGGSAAVRLDPGGYALSPSGAVSASVGMRDGTGIAAWPLWAAAATQQPIIVRP, from the coding sequence ATGAGTCGCCGCACGATCCGTCCGGCAGCCGGAGCCCGCGTCCTCCTCGGCGCCGCCCTGGCCGCGGCATCCGTGCTGGCCGTCGTCGCGGCCGTCGCGGCTCCCTGGCCGCAGGTGCGCGGCCAGCAGGTCGGCACGACCGTGACGCCCGTGCCCCGCGACACCGTGCTGGTGTGCAACGGCTCGTTCCGTGTGCTGGGCAGAGAAGCCGCCAGGGCCGAGCTCATGGTCTCCGCAGCCGCGCCGAGCCTGAGGATCGACGGCGAGGAGGACGCCGCCACGAGCGTCGAGCTGTCGATGCCCGATGTGACCGGAGGAACCGGGGCGCAGGCCGTGATCGGCCGGATCGCCGCCCGCTCGGTGCCGCAGGTCGCGGCATCCGAATCCGTGCGACTCGCGGAACCCGACGCGACGGGATTCGCCGCCGCCCCGTGCCGGGAGCCCTCGCTGGAGGGGTGGATCGTCGGCGGTGACGTGTCCACGGGGGCATCCGACATCATCCTGCTCTCCAACCCCGGCGTCGTGACTGCGACCGTCGACCTCGACGTGTACGGCACCACGCGCAGCGCATCCACCGTCGTCGTCCCGCCGCAGACCCAGCTCGGCGTTCCCCTGGCGGCGGTGGCGGCCGGAGCGGGAACCCCCGTCGTCCGCGTGACCGCCACCGGCGCGCCCGTGCGCGCCGTCCTGCAGTCGACGCTCGTGCGCGCCCTCGATCCCATCGGCGTCGACCTTCAGGACAGCGTGAGCGGCACGCAGCGGCAGCAGACCATCCTCGGGGTGCGGGCGGCGTCCGCAGCACCCGGAGACGACCACGGGGGCGTCGTGGTGCGGATGCTCGCCCCCGAGGCGGATGCGCGCGCGACCGTGCGGGTGCGGGCGTCCGAGTCCAGTCGGATCCTGGACGAGTATTCGATCGACCTCGTGGAGGCGACGCCCACCGAGATCACCCTCGCAGGTCTCGCCGAGGGGGACTACGACATCGACATCTCCGCCACATCGCCGGTGGTGTCCGCCGTCCGGCAGACGATGCAGACGGGGAGCATCGAGGACTTCGCCTGGTCGCTGCCCTCTCCGCAGCTCGCCGGTGAGACGACCATCCCCTTCTCCGTGCCGAACGGCCCCGCCGCCGAGCTCCACCTGCGGAACCCCGGGCAGACTCCCGTCACCGTCGAGCTGCACGACATCGCCGGCGGATCCGGCGTGCACAGCCCGATCTCCCTCCCCGGTGGCGGATCGGCCGCTGTGCGCCTCGACCCGGGCGGCTACGCGCTGAGCCCGAGCGGTGCCGTCAGCGCGTCCGTCGGGATGCGGGACGGGACGGGCATCGCCGCCTGGCCGCTGTGGGCGGCCGCCGCCACGCAGCAGCCCATCATCGTGCGGCCCTGA
- a CDS encoding stage II sporulation protein M: MDADALTDARRPEWERLEALSRARRLDGAEVDELILRYRAASADLAELKTSVGDSPQGAYLSTVLAAARLRLTGASENVVVRTARFFTMQLPAALYRLRWTTAVIAVVFVLLILLSGAWIAADPTRVAALGTPEALRQYAEEDFVDYYRPMASFAGMVWSNNAWIALQCVLFGVTGIWPVWMLIQNAVSLGVAAAVMAAHGRLDVMILHILPHGMLELTAIFIAAAAGLHIFWSWAVPGRRPRGESLAAGGRALATVAMGLVLVLLLSGLVEGFVTGSDLPWVVRIGIGAVALGVVLVYMLVVGRRAARRGETGDLIEYEAGTPTLTAG, from the coding sequence GTGGATGCCGATGCCCTCACCGACGCGCGCCGCCCGGAGTGGGAGCGGCTGGAAGCCCTCAGCCGCGCACGGCGGCTGGACGGCGCCGAGGTCGATGAGCTCATCCTGCGGTATCGTGCGGCATCCGCCGACCTCGCCGAGCTGAAGACCTCCGTCGGCGACTCGCCGCAGGGCGCGTACCTCTCCACGGTGCTCGCGGCCGCACGACTGCGCTTGACCGGGGCATCCGAGAACGTCGTCGTCAGGACCGCGCGCTTCTTCACGATGCAGTTGCCCGCCGCCCTGTACCGGTTGCGCTGGACCACCGCTGTGATCGCGGTGGTCTTCGTGCTCCTGATCCTGCTCAGCGGCGCATGGATCGCCGCCGATCCGACCCGCGTCGCCGCGCTGGGCACGCCGGAGGCGCTCCGGCAGTACGCCGAGGAGGACTTCGTCGACTACTACCGGCCGATGGCGTCGTTCGCGGGCATGGTCTGGTCGAACAACGCCTGGATCGCCCTGCAGTGCGTGCTGTTCGGCGTCACCGGCATCTGGCCGGTGTGGATGCTGATCCAGAACGCCGTGAGCCTGGGCGTCGCGGCGGCCGTCATGGCCGCGCACGGACGGCTGGACGTGATGATCCTGCACATCCTGCCGCACGGGATGCTGGAGCTGACGGCCATCTTCATCGCGGCGGCCGCGGGGCTGCACATCTTCTGGTCCTGGGCGGTTCCCGGTCGCAGGCCCCGTGGTGAATCGCTGGCGGCTGGTGGCCGGGCGCTGGCCACCGTCGCCATGGGTCTCGTGCTCGTGCTGCTGCTGAGCGGTCTTGTGGAGGGCTTCGTCACCGGATCCGATCTGCCGTGGGTGGTGAGGATCGGCATCGGGGCCGTGGCGCTGGGCGTCGTGCTGGTCTACATGCTGGTCGTCGGGCGGCGTGCTGCGCGACGCGGGGAGACGGGCGATCTCATCGAGTACGAGGCGGGAACCCCGACGCTGACCGCCGGGTGA
- a CDS encoding WhiB family transcriptional regulator, whose amino-acid sequence MTGYRSDVPENWFVDPVNLGVPGVRRSEIETEDDGVLAWQADALCAQTDPEAFFPEKGGSTRDAKRICASCEVRSECLEYALNNDERFGIWGGLSERERRKLKRRAS is encoded by the coding sequence ATGACGGGTTACCGCTCAGACGTTCCCGAGAATTGGTTCGTCGATCCGGTGAACCTCGGGGTTCCCGGAGTTCGCAGGTCGGAGATCGAGACGGAGGACGACGGAGTCCTCGCCTGGCAGGCCGACGCGCTGTGCGCGCAGACGGACCCGGAGGCGTTCTTCCCCGAGAAGGGCGGTTCGACGCGCGACGCGAAGCGCATCTGCGCATCCTGCGAGGTGCGCAGCGAATGCCTCGAATACGCGCTGAACAACGACGAGCGCTTCGGCATCTGGGGCGGACTCAGCGAGCGCGAGCGTCGCAAGCTCAAGCGGCGCGCGAGCTGA
- a CDS encoding DUF3499 family protein — MDEALRTDERLCSKVACAREAVATLTFDYGDRMAALGPLGPGGDPHAHDLCALHADRLSVPAGWLVIRHETLRD, encoded by the coding sequence ATGGACGAGGCACTCCGCACCGACGAACGGCTCTGCTCCAAGGTGGCCTGCGCGCGCGAGGCGGTGGCGACGCTGACCTTCGACTACGGCGACCGGATGGCGGCCCTGGGGCCGCTGGGCCCCGGCGGGGATCCGCACGCCCACGATCTGTGCGCGCTGCACGCGGACCGGCTCTCGGTGCCGGCGGGGTGGCTCGTCATCCGTCACGAGACGCTGCGGGACTGA
- a CDS encoding O-antigen ligase family protein, giving the protein MTTRRLLVRLLASAEFARAYTLSALTAMFASFMLSRLTSPVTLVTILALLALIGAGMLIARRDELSLLRFAPTSLIVFLALALLSVLWSSHRLHTVLGWLALLGGATIAITIGHVRDTLQTVRAIGDTLRWLLAVSLGLEIMSGILLDMPFTAFGIEGNLALGGPIQGVFGTRNMLGFITVVALITFVIEWRTQSVSRPVGVLSVALGAFLALLSASPTVVVLAAAVGVGTVALTIVRHTPPARLASVQWVLGGLVAAALVIAFALRHPIIRMLDAGSDFSTRADLWNTILDYVAEKAVTGYGWFGTWTGGEYPFMYINFDLSDQHRSALNAYFDVLLQLGVAGLVLFLVLGGVATVRSWLVASVRRSVVYAWTPLLLITLAVESMFESFTLTGSGWMLLVLCALRAGQTRSWRLNIGDAQTGTIPTLGAQP; this is encoded by the coding sequence ATGACGACGCGGCGGCTCCTGGTCCGGCTGCTGGCGTCGGCGGAGTTCGCACGCGCCTACACGCTGTCAGCGCTCACCGCGATGTTCGCCTCGTTCATGCTCAGTCGGCTGACCTCGCCGGTGACGCTGGTGACGATCCTCGCCCTGCTCGCACTGATCGGGGCGGGGATGCTCATCGCACGGCGTGACGAGCTGTCGCTGCTGCGCTTCGCTCCGACGTCCCTGATCGTGTTCCTCGCCCTGGCCCTGCTGAGCGTGCTCTGGTCGTCGCACCGCCTGCACACGGTCCTGGGCTGGCTGGCTCTGCTGGGTGGCGCGACGATCGCGATCACGATCGGCCACGTGCGCGACACGCTGCAGACGGTGCGCGCCATCGGCGACACGCTGCGCTGGCTGCTGGCCGTGTCGCTCGGTCTGGAGATCATGTCGGGCATCCTCCTGGACATGCCGTTCACCGCCTTCGGCATCGAGGGGAACCTCGCGCTGGGAGGACCGATCCAGGGCGTCTTCGGCACCCGCAACATGCTGGGATTCATCACCGTGGTGGCGCTGATCACGTTCGTGATCGAGTGGCGCACGCAGTCGGTGAGCAGACCGGTGGGCGTGCTGTCGGTCGCGCTGGGCGCGTTCCTCGCACTGCTGTCCGCCTCGCCGACCGTCGTCGTGCTGGCCGCCGCGGTCGGCGTCGGGACCGTCGCGCTCACGATCGTGCGTCACACGCCGCCCGCGCGGCTCGCGAGCGTGCAGTGGGTGCTGGGCGGGCTGGTGGCCGCGGCACTGGTGATCGCGTTCGCGCTGCGGCATCCGATCATCCGGATGCTGGATGCCGGGTCGGACTTCTCCACCCGGGCGGACCTGTGGAACACCATCCTCGACTACGTCGCGGAGAAGGCGGTCACCGGCTACGGATGGTTCGGCACGTGGACAGGCGGCGAGTACCCGTTCATGTACATCAACTTCGATCTCTCCGACCAGCACCGTTCCGCATTGAACGCCTACTTCGACGTGCTGCTGCAGCTGGGCGTGGCGGGCCTCGTGCTCTTCCTCGTCCTCGGAGGGGTCGCCACGGTGCGCTCCTGGCTGGTCGCCAGCGTGCGCCGGTCGGTCGTGTACGCCTGGACACCGCTGCTGCTGATCACCCTCGCGGTGGAGTCGATGTTCGAGAGCTTCACGCTCACCGGGAGCGGATGGATGCTGCTGGTGCTGTGCGCCCTGCGGGCCGGTCAGACCAGGTCGTGGCGGCTGAACATCGGCGACGCGCAGACCGGCACCATCCCGACGCTGGGGGCGCAGCCGTAG